Within the Aeromicrobium sp. Root236 genome, the region TCGCCGCCGGGTTCTCGTTCGTCTCGATCCTGACGACCGTCTTCCAGCTGTTCGGCCTCGGCTTCAGCCTCGGCGGAGCAGCGTTCTTCTGGACCTGGCCACTCGTGTTCGCCGGCCAGCTGCTCGTGGCCCTGTGCTTCGCCGAGCTGGCGGCGCGCTACCCGATCTCGGGGTCGATCTTCCAGTGGTCGAGCCGCCTCGCCGGCACCGACTTCGGCTGGTTCACCGGCTGGGTCATGGTGATCGGCCAGATCCTCACGGTGGCGACCGCGGCGATCGCGATGCAGGCGGTGCTGCCGGCGATCTGGACCGGCTTCCAGCTCGTCGGGGGCTCAGGCGCCGACTCGTCGCCGCTCAGCCCGACCGGCGCGCAGAACGCCGTCGTCCTCGGCCTGATCGTGCTGGCCCTCACCACCGCGATCAACGTGATCGGCGTACGCCTGATGGCCGTGGTCACCTCGGCGGCCGTCGTGATCGAGATCCTCGGGGTCATCGCGCTCGTGACGGCGCTGTTCTTCCACTCCGAGCGCGGGCTCGGCACGGTGAACACCACGGCCGGAGCCGCTCCGGGCCACTACCTGCCGTTGTGGCTCGCGTCGTCGCTGATGGCTGCGTACGTCATGGTGGGCTTCGACTCGGCCGGCGAGCTGTCCGAAGAGACCCACGCACCCCGTCGCACCACGCCGCGCACGATCATCCGGGCGCTCGTCGTGTCGGGCATCGGCGGGCTCCTGCTGCTGCTCGCCGGCCTGCTCGCCGCTCCGAGCCTCACCGACGGATCACTCGCGACCTCGGGCCTCGCCGGCGTGCTCACCGCTCGCCTCGGCGACGTCGGTGGCCGGTTCCTTCTCGCAGCTGTCGCGATCGTCGTGTTCGCCTGCACCCTCGCGGTCCAGACGGCCGGCTCGCGCATGATGTTCTCGATGGCGCGGGAGCGCACGCTGCCGTTCTCGTCGGTGCTCGCCAAGGTCTCGCCGCGCACCGGCACCCCGATCGCCACGTCGGTCGTCGTCGGCGTCGGAGCGGCGATCGCGCTGGCGGTCAACTGGAACCAGAGCGCCGTCTTCCTCGCCCTGGCCTCGCTGTGCATCGCGATGCTCTACCTGGCCTACCTCGGCGTCACCGTCCCGCTGCTCGTCTCGCGGGTTCGCAACCGGGGCCTCGCCGACGGTGTCGACGAGGACGGCCGTCCGCTGTTCTCCCTCGGTCGCTGGGGCATCCTCGTGAACGCCATCGCCATCGCGTACCAGATCGGCATGGTCATCAACCTGGCCTGGCCGCGCAAGGAGATCTACGACCTCGAGGGCCGCGGCTGGTGGCTGCAGTGGAGTGCCCTGCTCTTCATCGGCCTGACGCTCGTCGTCGGCGCGGTCATCCACTGGCGCACCCGGATCCGTCACGGCGGCGCGATCAAGCTGCCCACGCTCCACACGACGGCCGACACCACCGCCGAGGCGATCGCCTGATGGTCGGCGCACGCGACACCGCCAGCGTCCTGGCGGCCCGGGCCGACGCCCGCGCCCAGGGGTCGAACGTCTCGGACTGGATGCCGTACCTGCCGGCAGCCACCTCACCGTTCGCACCTGCAGACGTCGACCCATCGGCGCTCGTCTGGGCCGAGACCGTGGCGCCGGGCGGCTACACCCACAAGGTGGTGGCACGCGGCACCCGGCTCCGGCTCGAGGACGTCACCGGTGACGCCTGCGCCCACGTCCTGGTGCTCAACGCGCTCGAGCCATGGGAGCGGCTCAACGTCGCGGACACGCAGAAGATCCCGTGGCAGGCCTATCTCGGTGCCG harbors:
- a CDS encoding APC family permease, whose translation is MTLTAPPSTAPSPPPSEAHDLGALGYPQELRRGVGSFASFAAGFSFVSILTTVFQLFGLGFSLGGAAFFWTWPLVFAGQLLVALCFAELAARYPISGSIFQWSSRLAGTDFGWFTGWVMVIGQILTVATAAIAMQAVLPAIWTGFQLVGGSGADSSPLSPTGAQNAVVLGLIVLALTTAINVIGVRLMAVVTSAAVVIEILGVIALVTALFFHSERGLGTVNTTAGAAPGHYLPLWLASSLMAAYVMVGFDSAGELSEETHAPRRTTPRTIIRALVVSGIGGLLLLLAGLLAAPSLTDGSLATSGLAGVLTARLGDVGGRFLLAAVAIVVFACTLAVQTAGSRMMFSMARERTLPFSSVLAKVSPRTGTPIATSVVVGVGAAIALAVNWNQSAVFLALASLCIAMLYLAYLGVTVPLLVSRVRNRGLADGVDEDGRPLFSLGRWGILVNAIAIAYQIGMVINLAWPRKEIYDLEGRGWWLQWSALLFIGLTLVVGAVIHWRTRIRHGGAIKLPTLHTTADTTAEAIA